CTCCCAATATGGTAGAAGGGGTTAGGGGATGAGGGCAACTCGAAAACCCTTTTAAAATCTCGTTTTCAGCCTTTGGCTGGAAATGCTACTCAAAAGCGGCTCTGCCGCGAGTTCGGGAGGTGGAGCCTCAATTAGGGGCATTCCAAGTCGGAGACTCTTAACGAGATAATTTGCTAAAAGCTTTTTCTAGACTGGCTTTAACCTGAAGTTGACACCAATGGTACAGCTAGCTGTACGCCCCTACAGCCGATTATATGTTGTAAAGATTTTTGGAAATGGTGCTATGTATGTTGATGAGGTCGGAGCAGTGTCTTTCTCTTGCCTTGGTCGTTCGTGCAACTCACCGTAAAAAAGGACTGATAAAACTCTCAATACGCTACAACAGAAAAAAACCCTCTGCTAAATCTGTGAAAAAACGAGTAACACTCACCTTCCCGAAACGCGCCGTGCAAATGCCAGTCACTTACGTACTGGCCAAAGATTTCAACGTCGCCGCCAATATTATCCGCGCCCAAGTTGCCCCAAATCAAATTGGCAAACTGGTAGTGGAATTATCGGGAGACATCGATCAATTAGATGCGGCGATCGAGTGGATGCGATCGCGTAATGTTAATGTTTCTTCGACATTAGGCGAAATTGCGATCGACGAGGATGTATGTGTCCACTGTGGCTTGTGTACTGGGGTTTGTCCTACCGAAGCCCTCACCCTCCAGCCAGAGACGTACAAGTTGACATTCACGCGATCGCGCTGTATCGTCTGCGAACAGTGTATCCCCAGCTGTCCCGTACAGGCAATTTCTACTAACATTTAACAATCTAAAATCCCAAATCCAAGATTGAAGTTAGCCCAACTTAAACACATCCGCCATTACACCACCATCAGCCACCAGCCTACTTTTTGCTGGAGAGTCATAAACTACCAATAGCGAAGGTATACCAGCTACATCCTGAAACAGCGTCATTCCCTCAGCATGATCTTCCCGATTCCCATAAGGAATATCTTGCACAAAATCGGGATTGCTGAAGACATTTTCTCGCAAATTCACACCATTTACCCAGCGATAAACTTGCACGGACCCATCTAAATCCATCGTTGGGCCAGCTAAAATCAACAAGTCTTTATCATCTACATACAAATCCCGAATTCCTAAACCATTCAACCAGATAAAATGCTTTTTATATAACTCCTGCAATTCTCCAATTTGCTTTAGTTTCATCAGTCCAGGGGTAGAATCTTCTAACTCTATTTCCAGTACCATAGCCCAACCCCGCAACACAGGCCCGCGCAAACCCAGAAAGACGCGGTTTTGATAAATACCTATTCCTTCAATATCAAAGCCATTATCCTTTCCGGGAATTGCTGCCTGAATAAACAAGCCTAAATGATCGTCATTTGCTAAAGCTGTCATCAGCACGTTACCCTGATTTGTCACCTCTAATTTAGCGGCATTCAATTGCACATCTGGCTTTTGGGGATGTGGACAAGATGAGAATAGCTTACCGTCTATTAGAGGAATTCGTCCTAAAACGTAACGGTTAGGTTCTGATTCAATTTTTCCGAGCCTTTTCAAGTTTTTGGCATCTGTATTTTCAGGTTTGATTTTTTTGCGTTTGTAGCTGTGAGAACCAACAAACCATAAGTAATTATCAGCGTAAGCCAGTCCTTCTATATCTATTTCTTTGTCTTCTGGTGCAGGTAAACTGAGAAATTCTGCTACTCTAAATTGTTGATGATCTGTAAAATTATCAGTATCAACCAAAGATAAACGCTCAATAGTAGAGATTTCATCTGACCCTAACCATAAATACTTTTGATGTGTTAGCAGCACTGCTGATAAGTCTTCTCTATGTTCTTTAAAGGAATCTACAAAAGTCAATAAAACTTGATTTAGCAAATTTAACTTTGGCATTTTAAATTATATTGAGAGTTGCAAAAATGTTAGCCATGCTATTATAGTATGTGATTTCATGGCATAAATATAGCTGATATCAAGTTGACGGGGTGAACTGCGATTTCAACCTTTGTATAGATATTGCATGTTTATAGAAGAGTATGCAACTATCAATCGTCATAAGCATATCTGCCAATACTCATAACATAAAAAATATGAAAAGTAGATGTAAATTTTTAAATAATGTTGTTATTATGCAAGAACCTCATGAGGTAATCATTCAGACCAATTATGAAATTAGCCACACAACCTACAGTAAAAACTCTCGGTGACTACGCCTACCAAGCGATTGAAAAACACTTTAAGAAAACCTTGAAGTGGGAAAAATCAGTAAAGAAAGATGAAGATCCAGAAGCGCTGCACCAAATGCGAGTGGGAATGCGCCGCCTACGGACAGCGGTAACTCGGTTTGGGATAGCGGTGGATGTGTCGAAACCAATCAGCGATAAAAATATCGGTAAAATAGCCCGTCGTCTTGGTAATCTGCGAGATTTAGACGTACTTAAAGAAAGTTTGGAAAACACTTATAAACCAAACTTACCCCGCAAAGAGCAAGAATCTCTGCAAACAGCTTTTACAGCTTTGGCGAAACAACGTGAAGATGTAGAATCGAGTGTGCAGAAAACATTAAATGATGAATCTTACAAGTCTTTAAAAGATGCATTGGATAAGTGGTTAGAGAAACCCAACTATCAACCTTTGGCATCTATTGCTATTGGGCAAGTGCTACCAGACTTACTTTTACCAGAAGTGAGTAATTTCTTTCTGCATCCGGGTTGGCTAGTTGGGACTGAAGTTGTAGAATCAGAAGTGAAAATCCAGAAAAACTGGAAAGCAAAAAAGATAGAAAAACAACTGACAACAGAAGGTGAAAGTCTTCATAGTTTGCGAAAAGAAGCTAAACGTATACGCTACCAGATGGAGTTATTTACTGACTTATATGGCGAGTCTTACGCAGCTTATATTACAGATGTGAAAAGTATCCAAGAAATTTTGGGTACGATGCAAGATAGTGCCGTTTTAACTGACTGGCTAGCAGATGTATACAAGTCAGAAATTCAGACTGAGTTGCCCACCCTTGCTAATTTGTTAACAGAGAATCGTTACCAGTCGTGGCAGCAATGGCAACCTTTGCAAGAACGGTATCTGAAAACTGAAACCAGACATAGTTTTCATTTAACAATACTGCACCCGCTTTCAGGAGTAATCAGTTAAAAGTTACTTTTGATTGAGAAAGGATTGAACTAACGAAGAGATAATTGATANAAAACTTCTAGAGACAAAAGATAAACACTGCTATGGATAATTTGTAAAATACGGGTTTTTTCGGCGGAATAAAACCTNGAAATTAGTCTAATAGTGGTTTCTAGAATTACTCCCCGCTCAATTTCATTNNNAACAATCCTGCTNNNACAGAGCCATCGAGAATGGCTCTGNNNNNNAGTAGAACGATGTGGAAAAACCAAACTATGNNNAGAAAAATTAAATAGACTTAAACCCTCTTCCCTCCTGCCTCCTGCCTCCTGCCTCATCCCAACAATAAATATNNNCACCGACCTACTTATTCGTATATGGTTAATGGTAGTGTCGGTAATCATNNNACTCCATGCTTTAACCGACTTTTTGTACTTCAAAATGTAATATAAAGTGTTGTATGCTCTTTTGCATTCCTCACAAGTTTCTCAAATTATTTCTCTATACCTGACTATAAAGATGAGGATCTGAAAAAACTCACCTAGCCGAAGTATTAGAGGTATATATGTTTAAAAAAATTCTGCTTGCATTAGATTGCTCTGAGATGGGCAAACATATTTTTGAGCAAGGCGTTGCTTTAGCTAAGATGACTGGAGCTAGTTTATTGCTGCTACACGTTTTATCTACTGAAGAAGAAGGTAGTCCTTATATACCCGTGTCTACTTTTGACTACTATCCAGGAATGTGGAACCAAGTCTCAGAGTCTCACATACAGGAGTGGGAAAAATGGAAAAATCAAGGTGTGGAGATGTTGCAATCGTTCTGCGCTCAAGCAAATACAGCCGCAGTGAACACTGAATTTAGGCAAATCCCTGGCAGTCCGAGTCGAGTTATTTGTGACTTAGCTGGGAATTGGGGCGCCGACCTCATTGTGATTGGGCGTCGAGGTCACTCTGGTCTAGCGGAACTATTACTCGGTAGTGTCAGTAATTACGTTCTTCACCATGCTCCTTGTTCAGTCTATGTTGTGCAACTTCCTATTGATGACAAAAAAGCTGAAGTTGTCAGAGAAAGCGCAAGCGCTTCCACTGGCAGCTAATTCATGGCAATGTCTTACCTCGTTCCCAGCCTCCGGCTGGGAATAGCGATTAGTGGGCTGCTGCCTCCTGAAAGAGCATTTTCAGTTCTACCCGAAAACGAGATTTAACGAGATTTTAAAATTAACGTGAGTTCGACAAGTCTTATTTGACCTCTCCCCCAACCCCTCTCCGACACGGAGAGGGGAGCAAAAAGCTGAATTGTTCGTTGCTCCTCCCTTTCCGTTTCGGAGAGGGCAGGGTGGGAGAGAGAGGTTCATCGAACTTCACGTTAAAATGATTCAGGGATAAAAAAGACGGGTTGCAGCCCGTCTAAATAGCTTGAAAGTGCAAATACACCTTATATAGTATTGAAAATAACACAGTTAATTTTCTGAGAATTGCCAATTTGCCAAGTCATAAAAAGAACAGATATTGAACTGCTATTTGTTTATAACCCAATACGCTTGGGTTAGGGGTTATTGGTGTAAATAATTGGTCTTTCAAGACGCGAGAAATCGCGTCTCTACATCTGGGTTTTGTCGCTCATTCTGAACTGTATTGGTTTATGAGCGTCCCACAAGTTCTAGTCTTTCTAGGTAAATCCTTTAATTATCTATGTTTGAGGATTTTCGGAAATTGCGTAGGTGTTGGTGTAGCCTATCCAAGAGTTGCTCGTCGTAGACATCGCACTCCTAACACTGATTGAGCAATTTTCAGCTACTCCCTACTCTAAAAACAGTAATAATCGCCCTAACAAGATATTGCTTTATCTAAATCAGTCATAGTATAAGTTACAGCTAGTGGATATAGAAGCTCCTCTAATGTGTTATCACGACTGGTTTAGTTTGACATGAACTCAACTAGCAACGAAAATCAAGGTTTATAAGCATCAAATATGAACGTTTTACTTTTATACCCCCGCTTTCCAAAAAGTTTTTGGTCTTTTGAAAAAACACTGGCTTTGTTAGACCGTAAAGCAATGCTACCGCCTTTAGGCTTGGTAACTGTAGCGGCGATTTTACCGCAAGAATGGAATTTTAAGCTAGTAGATCGAAATGTTCGCGTCTGTACAGAAGCCGAATGGGCTTGGGCCGATTTGGTTATTATGTCGGCGATGATTGTGCAAAAAGAGGATTTGCTCTCTCAGATATTGGAAGCAAAACGGAGAGGTAAGCGGGTTGCTGTAGGTGGGCCTTTTCCGACAGCGCTACCAGATGAAATGACATCTGCTGGGGCAGATTATTTGATATTAGACGAGGGTGAAATCACTCTACCCTTATTTGTAGCAGCGATCGCACGCGGCGATCGCACAGGTATATTTCGCTCTGGTGGTGAAAAACCAGATGTCACTAACACTCCAACACCTCGCTTTGACTTGCTAGAGTTTGAAGCTTATGCAGAGATGTCGGTGCAATTTTCCCGTGGATGCCCCTTTCAATGTGAATTTTGCGACATTATTGTGCTATACGGTCGCAAACCCCGCACCAAAAACCCAGAGCAACTCTTAGCAGAACTTGAGTATCTCTACAAACTGGGTTGGCGGCGCAGTATTTTTATGGTGGATGACAACTTCATCGGCAATAAGCGGAATGTCAAATTATTCTTGAAGTCTCTTCTGCCTTGGATGGTAGAACATAACTATCCCTTTTCCTTTGCCACAGAGGCTTCAGTTGATTTAGCCCAAGATCAAGAACTGATGGATTTGATGGTAGCGTGTAATTTTGGAGCAGTTTTTCTGGGAATTGAAACCCCCGACGAAGAAAGTCTTACTTTCACGCAGAAATATCAGAATACGCGAGACTCACTCAGCGAGGCGGTGAATAGAATTACCCGCTCCGGGCTGCGAGTTATGGCAGGGTTTATCATTGGGTTTGATGGCGAGAAAGTCGGAGCTAGGCGCACGAATTGTCAAGTTTGTCGAGCAAACAGCAATTCCCACAGCCTTATTTAGTATGTTGCAAGCGCTTCCAGATACGGCCCCTCTGGCATAGATTAGAAAAGGAAGGACGACTCCGTAATAAATCTGCCAACATCAACCAAACCACGTTGATGAACTTTGTGCCAACTCGACCGTTAGAAGACATTGCTCGTGAATATGTGCAAGCATTCTGTGATTTGTATGAGCCAGAGCGGTTTTTGGAGCGTACATACAAACACTTCCGGCTTTTGGGCGAAGCAACCTATCCGAAAAAGGGCAAAGCTGCCAAGAAACCATTGAACTGGAAAGTACTCCGAGCGTTTCTGATCATTTGTTGGCGTCAAGGTGTACGTCGTCAGACACGCTGGCAATTCTGGCGCAACTTGTGGAGCATGTATCAGCATAATCCGGGTGGGGTGAGTAGCTACTTAGCTGTTTGTGCCCAAATTGAGCATTTCTTGGAATATCGCCAAATTGTCCGAGATGAAATTGAGGCGCAAGTAACTGAATTTCTGGAAGCAGAAGCTAGGGTAAAACCGGAGGCAGAAGTGATGGAAGTGTTAGAAAGCGTCAAAAAATAACTAGTACCACAATGGGCTTGGGTTAAGACAAATTGTCAAACGGTGATTGAATTTTATCAACAGATGCGATCGCCTGCTCAATCACACCAGGAGACAATTATTATCTCTTTGTGTGATTGAATGATCCAAAGTTATATTTACACCTCAAAAAACTGCGACAACTCTCGTTAAGCTAACGCGCCTACATATTGCACTATTTTCTGTGTAGGCCGTCATTAGTCATTAGACATTTGTGTTTACCAAAGACAAATGACAAAGGACAACCAACCTCACCAGTTGATGTGCAACTTAAATGCGTAACAGCTTATCATGTCCAGAGGAATGAGAGTGAGGTTAAAGCATCATGTACATCCCAAATGCTTTTCGAGAAGATGACATTGAGAAACTTGTTGCCTTCATGCGTGCGAATAGTTTTGCCACATTGGTGTCTATTCTAAATGATGTACCTGTTGCCTCACATATTCCGCTGGTTGTCACAGTGCAAAATAATGTGGTGAAGCTATCGGGTCATGTTGCCAAACCAAATCCTCAATGGCAGGTCTTTGGGGTAGGCGAGGCACTTGCTGTATTCACTGGCCCCCATGCTTATATCTCGCCCTCTTTGTATGAGAAGCAAGAGAGTGTACCTACGTGGAACTACATTGCTGTACACGCCTACGGTGTACCGCAAGTTATTACCCTTGGTGATTCACCGGAATTAATGGATAAGATGATTGAGGACATGATTGACACCTATGGCTCTGAGTATAAATCTCAATGGCATAGCTTATCCGATAACTTTCGCGAGGGAATGATGAATGGCATTATTGGTTTTGAGATGACCATCACGCGGTTGGAAGGGAAATACAAACTTAGCCAAAATCGCAGTCATTCTGACCAGAATAATGTTGCCCATGCCTTGCTACAAAGTACAGACCCAACTGTTCATGGCATAGGTGCTGCAATGAAACAGAATCTTGAAACTGGTGAACATTTGCCGGAGTGAAAGCTTGAATTATTTTTGTCAAAGTTTTAGGGGAAGGCTAATTTGAAAGGTTGAGCCTTGACCTAGAATACTATTTACAGTAATTTGGCCTCCGTATCGTTGCACAATTTGTTGAGCGATCGCAAGTCCGAGTCCAAAGCCGCCTGTTTGCCGAGATCGGACAGTATCTACCCGATAAAAACGATCAAATATATGTGGCAAATCAGTGGACGGAATGCCAATGCCGTTGTCTTTGACCTGAATTATCGCAGAGTGAGACTGAGTAAAAAGATATAATTCTACCTTTCCATCTGCTGATGTGTACTTAAAGGCATTAGTCAGTAGATTAATCACAGCTTGTTTGAGCAAATTAGCATCAGCTTTTAACATGATCGGATGCTCTGGAAGGTGAGCATTGAAATTGAGATTTTGGGCAGGAGCAAGGGCTGCGAACTCCTGAGCAAGCGATCGCAATATTTCACACAAGTCAACGGGTTTTAATCCGGTTTCTGCAAGGGAGCCATTATGACGCGACAAAAAAAGCAGATCGTTAATCAGCGTACTCATGGACTTAGCAGTTTGGGCGATATTTTGCAACCGCAATCTTTGTTCCACCGGGTCTTCGGGGGGCATCAGAGCAACTTGGGCATTGCTTAATACCGTAGCAACGGGTGCGCGTAATTCATGAGAAGCATCGGCTGTAAATTGCTGCAATTGCTGATATGCACGGAGGCTTGGTCGCATTGCCAATCCGCCCAAAAACCAACCTGTAATGCCTATTACACCAAAGGTCACGGGAACCCCAAAAGTTAAAAACAAGCGGGCCTGATTTAGTCCAACGCGTAAAGAGTTCATTGGAACTGCCGTTTGGAAATAGCCAATCAGCACCTTACCTTCCAAAACAGGAAGTGTAACTTGGCGAACCCAGGTTCTTGTACTAAATGATTCTGAGTCTATTGGTGCTTCTACTGTTTGAAAGCCAGGTTTTGCAGTCAACTGTTTGCCACCCGATGAACCGATAAACTGCAAAAGTTGTTTATTAGAGTTATACCACCGTGCATACATTAGCCCGCCATTCAAGGATGCATCACTTTCTACAGGAGTCTGGCCGCGCTGATTTTGCCATTGACTTTGATAAAGCGAGTATTGGGTTTTGACGGCAAAGGCTTTACTTTGTGAAAAGAGTTCGTCGTCAAAAACCCGCAACTGTTCTTCGACACTCAGACAATAGCCCACCCCTGCAAAGGCGAACAAAATTCCACCCATTGACAGGGCAAACCAGTGAGCAAGATTACGACGGCTATGATCAAACATTAGTTATTAGTCATTTGTCATTGGTCATTTGTCATTGGGCACTGCTTATTAATTCTTCTCGCCCTGCTCCCTGCTCCCCTGCTCCCCTGCCCCTCTGCTCCCCTGCCCCTCTGCCCCCTGCCCCCTAACGGCTTAGAAAGGCGGATTTATTCGATAGCCCATTCGATGCACTGTTTCTATCCAATCTTTGACACCAATGGTTTGTAGGCGCTGGCGCAAGCGGCGAACTAAGGTAGTCACTGCGTTACTTTCAGGTTCCTCTCCGTAGCTCCAAAGGGCTTGCTCAATCTGGTTATGAGATAATACTTGGCGGGGATGACGCATTAAATACTCCATCAATTGAAACTCCCGGCTAGAAAGTTGAGTTGTCAACGAACCAAGTTCGAGCGTCAAACTGGATAAATGAAGTTGCAAATCGCCCAAGCTAAGTATATCTCCTTGCCACATAGGCGATCGCCTTCCTAGTGCCCGGACTCGTGCCAATAACTCTAGGACATCCACAGGCTTTACTAAGTAATCATCGGCTCCAGCATCTAAACCCATTACTTTATCTAAAACCGTGTCTTTCGCCGTCAGCATCAATACAGGAGTCAGCTTACCTGCTCGTCGATATACTTGACACAATTCTACGCCACTTACTTTAGGCAACATCCAATCTAGAATCAGCAAGTCATAGTCTTTGCGAAAGGCAAACCATTGTGCTGTTTCCCCATCAGCGAGCGCATCTACTGTATGCCCCACCTTCAATAATGCTGCCCGCAGTGGCTCTAACTGCGATGGGTCATCTTCGACTAGTAAGATCAACATCCTATTTGCTCAGGTTGCCGTAATTTTCGCTTGCTAATTTTAAGATTAAGCTAAAAGGATGACACAAAACTAACGGTAAACATTCAACCTTATACCTTCCATGCAGCAACTCCAACTTTTTCAAGTGTTGCGATCGTTAGGCTTTGTATTTTGGTTTTCCTTGCCGTTGATTGGGTTAGTTTTTTGGCTAGGGAGCGGTTTTGTCGGAGATCGAATTTTAAGTCGCTCCAACCTCACCAAAAAATATCTGCTAGCAGACACCCAATCGGCACGACAGATTATGAAAAGGATAGTAGCGATCAAAGTCGAAGTTCTCCCCGAAAAAGGAATTTCACGGGTGAACGTTAAAACTAACAACTCAGTTCTCACGAGGATAGTATTTGAATTTCCAATCACAGATATAAGCCAACTTGAAGCTGCTCTTAGTCAAGAGTTAGGCTTACCGCGCGATCGCGTTAAAGAATTAATAATTGAATCCAATGCATTATTGTAGAGACGGCAATTTATCGCGTCTTTGTGATTGATAATTTTCATCAAAAAACCTTAACCTAACCGTATTGCCTAAGAGGTTGTTTGAAAAGCCTAATTTATTACGAACATTTACATGGGTCGAGTCGGTTCTGGCTTTTCCCCTAGCTTTGAGCCAACCTTTGTTTTGAAAATTAGGTAATTTTGTCAATCTGCCAAACAACAGAAATAATTGCAGGCCCTTGGTCAAATTGGCTGATGGGGGCGGGTTTCATATCCCTGTAGTCTAGCAATTGGACTACGATGAGGTAAGCGATCGCTAAAATCACCGAAATCGCACCTGTAAGAATAGCAATTAATTTTGAGCGTTCCATGAGTATTTCCTGTAATGCAAGTAGAATAACTGTATTGAGTCATCGATGAGAATTGCATAGGGGCAGCCCACAGTAGGTATCACTATGACTGCAACCACAAAAAAATTTACTTTTGCAGAGTATCTTAAGTATAACGATGGCACGGATACCCAATATGAATTGGTAGATGGAGAATTAATTCCCATGAGCCTTGGCACTGGCAAGCACGGTGGCATCTCCAAGTTTTTAGAACGAAGCTTTGATGATGAAAGTGCCAAAATTGGCCAGAATTGGACAGCGCAAAAGTTTTCTGTCGGAGTGCGTTCGCCACGCGGAGGACGCTGGGACACCTCACGAATTCCAGATGTAGTAGTATTACCGACACAGCAGTGGGAAGCACTTTCTAATCGAGAGGCTGTAATCGAACTCAACGAAACTCCCCCTATATTAGTGGTAGAAGTCGTCAGCGAATCTACACAAACCACAGACTATCGCAGCAAACGTTCTGAGTATGCTGTTCTGGAAATTCCCGAATACTGGATTGTTGACCCGATTCAAGAGATAGTAACAATATGCACCTTAGTAGAAGGGTTCTATGATGCTGTTGCATTCCGAGGACAAGAACGCATTATCTCTTTTACTTTTCCACAGTTGGATTTGAGTGCCGAACAAGTCTTGGCAGGACGGAAGTGAACTCTCAATTACTACCGATGTGCGATCGCTAAAAGACATCTGCGCCTATATCTACATTAATGCTTGAGATACACTAAACACTTACTGATATACATCGCTCCGATGGGCTATCAGTAAAATAGTAATTAGTTGCTGTTCTTCATCCACTTTATAAACAACTCGCCAGACACCAACTCAATAGCGAAAAAGACCTGCGAAATCACCTTTGAGCCGCTTGATGTTTGGATGTTCGTAAGCATTCTGCCGCAGTTGGTCAAAGCAACGGTTTAGTCGTTGGGCTAGTGATGCATCTACTTCTTGATAAAACTTCTGTGCTTTGCGAGTCAGTACCAGTTCATACATGACGACGAATACTGTCAAATGACACCACTTCCCCAGCCTCAGCTTCCTGCATAGCTTCACGCAAAGCTTGCTCAAAACCAGGGACATTCAAAAGTTCCGTTGTCGCCTCATTTTCTTCTCTTTCTTCTAGATCAGCTAGAAAATCACTCACTACCCGCAGCCTTTCTGGAGACAGTCGCCGTAAACGCTTCTCAGCTTCCTGAAGAATAGTAACGTCATCTTGCTTTGATTCCATAGTTATTTCTACACTTAACGCTATTTATCATCGATTGGTTTCCTTCTTTATATATTATTGACCTTCTGAACCTCGACGATGATCTTCTGAACCTCAACGTTGACCTTCCGAGGCTCAACGATGACCTTCTGAGGCTCAAAGTTGCGCCTTTTATCCTCGAAATTGCACCTTTTATCCTCGAAGTTGCATCTTTTATCCTCAACGATGACCTTCTGAGGCTCAACGATAACCTTCTGAGGCTCAAAGTTGCGCCTTTTATCCTCGAAGTTGCACCTTTTATCCTCAACTAACAAATATATCTAACCATTCCTGAATTTACAGGGGTGAGCGTGTAGTAAAATTTGCTTACCTCTGTAAAGTGGAACATGACTTTAGACTTCTCCGGTCAAAATCTTCGAGGACGCAACTTTAAAGGTAGACAAGACCTTGCGGGTGCAAACTTTAGCTATGCCGATATCCGAGGGGCAAACTTCACCAACGCTAATTTAACAGGTACGAACTTCAGTCATGCCAAAGCTGGACTGCAACGCCGTTGGGCAATTTTCCTAGTCCTTGTCTCGTGGCTGTTGTCGGGACTATCAGGATACTTATGGTATGTCAACGGGTTATTAGTGTCAACAATATTTGATACTTCCAGCTTAGAAAATCAGATTGGCAGCTGGACTTCCTTAATTGTATTAATTGTCTTTTTCTTCGTCACAATTGCTCAAGGATTAGAAGCTGCTTTAGGATCAGTAGCCTTGGCCATAGCCGTAGCTGGAAGCTTCGCCTTTGCCTTCAGCTTTGCCAAAAGCATAGCCATAGAAGGATCTGGGGCCATAGCTATAGCCGGAAGTGGAGCCTTCAACGGAGCCATAACTGGAGCTTTCACCATAACCGTAGTCTTTTTTGTAGCCATAGCTGTAGCCGTAGCCATAGCCGTAGGCGGAACTATAGCTTTTGCCATAACCTTTGCATTTACAATAGCCTTTCCCATAGCCATAGTCATACTCGTAGCTATAGTTGGAGTAGCCAAAGCCGGAAACTTCAACACAGTTATAGCCTTGCTCATAGCCATAGCCGGAGTGTTACTTAGCATTTCTATTGGTTGGCAAGCTATGAAAGGAAATCAAAAGCACTCCTTGCTTCGTAATATTGCGATCGCCTTTGCTGCTACAGGAGGTACAAGTTTTCGTGGCGCTGACTTAACCAATGCTGATTTCACCCAAGCTACGCTCAAAAGTACAGATTTGCGAAACACTATCCTTATCCGTAGCCGTTGGCATCAAGCCAAAATGCTTGACCGTGTTCGTCCTGGTTTGACTTATCTTCAGAACTCACAAGTACGTCAACTGCTGGTTACAGGACAGGGACAGGATAAAAACTTTGACCGTCAAAACCTGCCAGGTATCAACTTACAATCAGCGAACCTAGCAGATGCCAGTTTTATCGGTGCTGACCTCAGTGAAGCAAACTTGCAAGATGCCGATTTGTCAAGAGCAAAGCTGAAGCAAACCCAACTAGACGGCACAGATTTACAGGTGCAACCCTCACATAGCGC
This portion of the Nostoc sp. GT001 genome encodes:
- a CDS encoding NIL domain-containing protein, producing the protein MKKRVTLTFPKRAVQMPVTYVLAKDFNVAANIIRAQVAPNQIGKLVVELSGDIDQLDAAIEWMRSRNVNVSSTLGEIAIDEDVCVHCGLCTGVCPTEALTLQPETYKLTFTRSRCIVCEQCIPSCPVQAISTNI
- a CDS encoding DUF3616 domain-containing protein; protein product: MPKLNLLNQVLLTFVDSFKEHREDLSAVLLTHQKYLWLGSDEISTIERLSLVDTDNFTDHQQFRVAEFLSLPAPEDKEIDIEGLAYADNYLWFVGSHSYKRKKIKPENTDAKNLKRLGKIESEPNRYVLGRIPLIDGKLFSSCPHPQKPDVQLNAAKLEVTNQGNVLMTALANDDHLGLFIQAAIPGKDNGFDIEGIGIYQNRVFLGLRGPVLRGWAMVLEIELEDSTPGLMKLKQIGELQELYKKHFIWLNGLGIRDLYVDDKDLLILAGPTMDLDGSVQVYRWVNGVNLRENVFSNPDFVQDIPYGNREDHAEGMTLFQDVAGIPSLLVVYDSPAKSRLVADGGVMADVFKLG
- a CDS encoding CHAD domain-containing protein; amino-acid sequence: MKLATQPTVKTLGDYAYQAIEKHFKKTLKWEKSVKKDEDPEALHQMRVGMRRLRTAVTRFGIAVDVSKPISDKNIGKIARRLGNLRDLDVLKESLENTYKPNLPRKEQESLQTAFTALAKQREDVESSVQKTLNDESYKSLKDALDKWLEKPNYQPLASIAIGQVLPDLLLPEVSNFFLHPGWLVGTEVVESEVKIQKNWKAKKIEKQLTTEGESLHSLRKEAKRIRYQMELFTDLYGESYAAYITDVKSIQEILGTMQDSAVLTDWLADVYKSEIQTELPTLANLLTENRYQSWQQWQPLQERYLKTETRHSFHLTILHPLSGVIS
- a CDS encoding universal stress protein, with protein sequence MFKKILLALDCSEMGKHIFEQGVALAKMTGASLLLLHVLSTEEEGSPYIPVSTFDYYPGMWNQVSESHIQEWEKWKNQGVEMLQSFCAQANTAAVNTEFRQIPGSPSRVICDLAGNWGADLIVIGRRGHSGLAELLLGSVSNYVLHHAPCSVYVVQLPIDDKKAEVVRESASASTGS
- a CDS encoding FMN-binding negative transcriptional regulator — encoded protein: MYIPNAFREDDIEKLVAFMRANSFATLVSILNDVPVASHIPLVVTVQNNVVKLSGHVAKPNPQWQVFGVGEALAVFTGPHAYISPSLYEKQESVPTWNYIAVHAYGVPQVITLGDSPELMDKMIEDMIDTYGSEYKSQWHSLSDNFREGMMNGIIGFEMTITRLEGKYKLSQNRSHSDQNNVAHALLQSTDPTVHGIGAAMKQNLETGEHLPE
- a CDS encoding HAMP domain-containing sensor histidine kinase: MFDHSRRNLAHWFALSMGGILFAFAGVGYCLSVEEQLRVFDDELFSQSKAFAVKTQYSLYQSQWQNQRGQTPVESDASLNGGLMYARWYNSNKQLLQFIGSSGGKQLTAKPGFQTVEAPIDSESFSTRTWVRQVTLPVLEGKVLIGYFQTAVPMNSLRVGLNQARLFLTFGVPVTFGVIGITGWFLGGLAMRPSLRAYQQLQQFTADASHELRAPVATVLSNAQVALMPPEDPVEQRLRLQNIAQTAKSMSTLINDLLFLSRHNGSLAETGLKPVDLCEILRSLAQEFAALAPAQNLNFNAHLPEHPIMLKADANLLKQAVINLLTNAFKYTSADGKVELYLFTQSHSAIIQVKDNGIGIPSTDLPHIFDRFYRVDTVRSRQTGGFGLGLAIAQQIVQRYGGQITVNSILGQGSTFQISLPLKL
- a CDS encoding response regulator transcription factor; its protein translation is MLILLVEDDPSQLEPLRAALLKVGHTVDALADGETAQWFAFRKDYDLLILDWMLPKVSGVELCQVYRRAGKLTPVLMLTAKDTVLDKVMGLDAGADDYLVKPVDVLELLARVRALGRRSPMWQGDILSLGDLQLHLSSLTLELGSLTTQLSSREFQLMEYLMRHPRQVLSHNQIEQALWSYGEEPESNAVTTLVRRLRQRLQTIGVKDWIETVHRMGYRINPPF
- a CDS encoding Uma2 family endonuclease — its product is MTATTKKFTFAEYLKYNDGTDTQYELVDGELIPMSLGTGKHGGISKFLERSFDDESAKIGQNWTAQKFSVGVRSPRGGRWDTSRIPDVVVLPTQQWEALSNREAVIELNETPPILVVEVVSESTQTTDYRSKRSEYAVLEIPEYWIVDPIQEIVTICTLVEGFYDAVAFRGQERIISFTFPQLDLSAEQVLAGRK